One genomic window of Glycine soja cultivar W05 chromosome 9, ASM419377v2, whole genome shotgun sequence includes the following:
- the LOC114425853 gene encoding uncharacterized protein LOC114425853, with protein MESSSGIESTGGRAPLSGVVADCVKRWFKDTLKEAKAGDVNMQVLVGQMYYHGYGVPRDAQKGRIWLTKASRVRSSVWRVGGKRPGYNASDSESDEEEDS; from the exons ATGGAGAGCAGCAGTGGGATTGAGAGCACGGGGGGGCGTGCGCCACTGTCAGGGGTGGTGGCAGATTGTGTGAAGCGGTGGTTCAAAGACACTCTGAAGGAGGCTAAGGCAGGTGATGTTAACATGCAGGTCTTGGTTGGTCAGATGTACTATCATGGCTATGGTGTTCCCAGAGATGCTCAGAAG GGAAGAATTTGGCTGACTAAAGCGTCGAGGGTTAGGTCTTCAGTTTGGAGAGTTGGTGGTAAACGTCCAG GTTATAATGCAAGCGACTCTGAGTCtgacgaagaagaagattcTTAA
- the LOC114425350 gene encoding putative GDP-L-fucose synthase 2, translating into MGSQDNNVALSSNSFLAYKSAKVFVAGHRGLVGSAIVRKLTQLGFTNLVLHSHAELDLTRQSDVEAFFASEKPEFVIVAAAKVGGIHANNTYPADFIAINLQIQTNVIDSAYRNGAKKLLFLGSSCIYPKYAPQPIPEDALLTGPLEPTNEWYAIAKIAGIKMCQAYRIQHKWDAISGMPTNLYGPYDNFHPENSHVLPALMRRFHEAKVNGAKEVVVWGTGSPLREFLHVDDLADAVVFMMEKYSGLEHLNVGSGKEVTIKELAELMKEVVGFEGDLVWDSTKPDGTPRKLMDSSKLASLGWTPKVSLKDGLADTYKWYLENVNL; encoded by the exons ATGGGAAGCCAAGACAACAACG TAGCATTGTCATCAAATTCATTTTTAGCTTACAAATCTGCTAAGGTGTTTGTCGCTGGCCACCGAGGTCTTGTTGGCTCGGCCATAGTTCGCAAGCTCACTCAACTTGGGTTCACTAATCTGGTCTTGCACTCCCATGCCGAGCTTGATCTCACTCGACAATCTGATGTTGAAGCCTTCTTTGCCTCTGAAAAACCTGAATTTGTCATTGTAGCTGCAGCCAAAGTTGGTGGCATCCATGCCAACAACACCTACCCTGCCGATTTCATTGCCATCAACCTCCAAATCCAGACCAATGTCATTGATTCTGCTTATCGCAACGGTGCTAAGAAACTATTGTTTTTGGGTTCCTCTTGTATTTACCCCAAATATGCACCCCAACCGATTCCGGAAGATGCTTTGCTTACTGGACCGTTAGAGCCCACCAATGAATGGTATGCCATTGCCAAGATTGCTGGGATCAAAATGTGCCAGGCTTACAGAATTCAGCATAAGTGGGATGCAATTTCTGGAATGCCCACCAACTTATATGGACCATACGACAATTTTCACCCCGAGAATTCACATGTGTTACCTGCTCTCATGAGGAGGTTTCATGAGGCAAAGGTCAATGGTGCCAAGGAGGTGGTGGTGTGGGGCACAGGAAGTCCATTGAGGGAATTCTTGCACGTCGACGATTTGGCAGATGCAGTTGTCTTCATGATGGAAAAGTATAGCGGACTTGAGCATTTGAATGTAGGGAGTGGAAAGGAGGTTACTATTAAGGAATTGGCCGAGTTGATGAAGGAAGTGGTGGGATTTGAGGGTGATCTTGTTTGGGATTCTACGAAGCCAGATGGGACTCCAAGGAAGCTGATGGATAGCTCCAAACTTGCAAGTCTGGGTTGGACACCAAAAGTCTCACTCAAGGATGGGCTTGCTGATACCTACAAATGGTACTTGGAGAACGTCAATCTATGA
- the LOC114425351 gene encoding probable WRKY transcription factor 33, whose amino-acid sequence MTMGDHNNWGTSELSLNNQYQNHNQVGLDVPKFKSVQPPSLLFSPSSISPSSYFNFSSAFSPSEFLNSPLFFPSPNIFASPTTEALVGQSFNWRNGSGEEQQRGKEDEKNSSDFSFQTQIQSSSNMFQVEPLKKQDMWKFNEPTKQTDFSPERTATKSEFPSIQSFSSEMAEGKPEIQSSSVPGSGYFDYTSASQSVREQKRTEDGFNWRKYGQKQVKGSENPRSYYKCTHPNCSVKKKVEKSLDGHITEIVYKGQHSHPKPQSTRRTNSQSIHQPSSSCTNSGITDHSVVTLGNPQMDHFSIQEDSSASVGEEEFEQTPQTSYSGGDGDNLGPDAKRWKGDNENDGYSVSASRSVREPRVVVETTSEIDILDDGFRWRKYGQKVVKGNPNARSYYKCTAPGCSVRKHVERAAHDIKAVITTYEGKHNHDVPAARGSGKYNPNRNSQNSNISAPIRPSAVNCYSNSSSFTNSLYNNTRLPATGNQESFSLDKFKNPGSFGYSDLNRPMGSHTNHAQYTDAANSRAKDGRKDDSFLQSFLSKDF is encoded by the exons ATGACCATGGGAGATCATAATAACTGGGGAACTTCTGAACTTAGTCTTAATAATCaatatcaaaatcataatcaAGTTGGACTTGATGTTCCTAAATTCAAGTCTGTTCAACCTCCCTCACTACTCTTCTCTCCCTCATCAATCTCCCCTTCTTCTTACTTCAACTTTTCATCTGCTTTCAGCCCTTCTGAGTTCTTGAACTCACCTTTGTTTTTTCCTTCTCCAAAT ATTTTTGCTTCTCCTACTACTGAGGCTTTGGTTGGCCAGAGCTTCAACTGGAGGAACGGTTCGGGCGAAGAACAACAGCGTGGCAAGGAGGATGAGAAAAACTCCTCCGACTTCTCTTTCCAAACCCAAATTCAATCTTCCTCAAACATGTTTCAAGTG GAACCGCTTAAGAAACAAGACATGTGGAAATTCAATGaacctacaaaacaaactgaTTTTTCACCTGAGCGGACAGCAACAAAATCTGAATTCCCTTCAATTCAGAGCTTTTCCTCAGAGATGGCAGAAGGAAAACCAGAAATACAAAGTAGCTCAGTTCCCGGGTCTGGTTATTTTGACTACACAAGTGCATCTCAGTCTGTAAGAGAACAAAAGAGAACAGAAGATGGGTTCAACTGGAGAAAATATGGACAGAAACAAGTGAAAGGGAGTGAAAATCCTCGTAGTTATTACAAGTGCACACATCCAAATTGCTCAGTGAAGAAGAAAGTGGAGAAGTCTTTGGATGGACATATCACTGAAATAGTATATAAGGGCCAACATAGCCACCCAAAACCGCAGTCTACTAGAAGAACAAACTCTCAATCAATTCATCAACCTTCTTCGTCTTGCACAAACTCAGGGATAACTGATCATTCAGTGGTGACTCTAGGAAATCCACAAATGGATCATTTCTCCATACAAGAAGATTCTTCAGCTTCTGTTGGAGAGGAAGAGTTTGAGCAAACACCGCAAACCAGTTATTCCGGAGGAGACGGAGATAATCTTGGACCTGATGCCAAAAGATG GAAGGGAGATAACGAAAACGATGGCTATTCAGTCTCAGCAAGCAGATCTGTTAGAGAGCCTAGAGTTGTTGTTGAAACCACAAGCGAAATTGATATACTTGATGATGGCTTTAGGTGGAGGAAATATGGACAGAAAGTAGTCAAAGGAAACCCAAATGCAAG GAGCTATTACAAATGCACCGCCCCTGGTTGTTCAGTGAGAAAACACGTTGAGCGAGCCGCACATGACATCAAAGCTGTGATCACAACTTATGAAGGGAAGCACAACCATGATGTGCCTGCTGCACGTGGTAGCGGAAAATATAACCCGAACAGAAATTCTCAGAACAGCAACATATCAGCGCCTATAAGACCCTCGGCAGTGAATTGTTATTCTAACTCATCAAGTTTCACAAATTCTCTCTATAATAATACTAGGCTTCCAGCAACTGGAAATCAAGAATCATTTTCACTGGACAAGTTCAAGAATCCTGGAAGTTTTGGCTATTCAGATCTTAACAGACCAATGGGTTCACATACCAATCATGCACAATACACAGATGCTGCAAACTCAAGGGCCAAGGATGGGAGGAAGGATGATTCATTCCTTCAGTCATTTCTCTCAAAGGACTTCTAA